A portion of the Cryptomeria japonica chromosome 5, Sugi_1.0, whole genome shotgun sequence genome contains these proteins:
- the LOC131078416 gene encoding EG45-like domain containing protein, translating to MRGGSISTVLRVAFVMSFMGSWYCCMGDKGTASFYFAHFGPTACYGNDTSQIPEDNNVARASDAIWDNGAACGRQYNVTCTGTMDGTIQGSTPITCKNVSVVVKIVDNCSAGCRGTIDLAQNAFEEIAVPAAGEVYIDYEQV from the exons ATGCGAGGTGGATCTATTTCTACAGTTTTGCGGGTTGCATTTGTGATGAGTTTTATGGGCAGCTGGTATTGTTGTATGGGTGACAAAGGAACGGCCTCATTTTACTTTGCTCACTTTGGGC CAACGGCATGCTATGGAAACGATACCTCCCAAATTCCAGAAGATAATAATGTTGCGAGGGCCAGCGATGCAATCTGGGACAACGGAGCCGCTTGTGGAAGGCAGTACAATGTAACTTGCACCGGCACAATGGATGGTACAATACAAGGTTCAACTCCCATTACCTGCAAGAATGTATCGGTTGTCGTCAAGATTGTTGATAATTGCAGCGCCGGATGCCGTGGCACCATAGATTTAGCTCAAAATGCCTTCGAGGAGATAGCCGTCCCTGCGGCTGGCGAAGTTTACATCGACTATGAACA GGTCTGA
- the LOC131876028 gene encoding EG45-like domain containing protein translates to MAGGAMFSIWRAIFVMSFMWGWYCCMAEEGTATFNTPPYVPSSCYGYDPSQFPVGDLFAAASDAFWDNGGACGCHYRVSCTGGTNEGVPVPCKRGSIVVKIADYCPSGCAGTIDLSQAVFADIADPDEGKIKINYEQ, encoded by the exons ATGGCAGGTGGAGCTATGTTTAGCATTTGGCGCGCTATCTTCGTGATGAGTTTTATGTGGGGCTGGTATTGCTGTATGGCTGAGGAGGGAACTGCCACTTTTAATACTCCTCCATATGTCC CGTCGTCGTGCTATGGATACGACCCCTCGCAATTTCCAGTGGGAGATTTGTTTGCGGCGGCAAGTGATGCATTCTGGGACAACGGAGGCGCCTGTGGATGTCATTACAGAGTGAGTTGCACTGGCGGGACAAATGAGGGCGTTCCCGTGCCGTGTAAGAGGGGATCCATTGTGGTGAAGATTGCTGATTATTGCCCCTCCGGATGCGCTGGCACCATCGATTTATCTCAAGCTGTCTTCGCTGATATCGCCGATCCTGATGAAGGCAAAATTAAAATCAACTATGAACAGTAA